The following proteins are co-located in the Plasmodium brasilianum strain Bolivian I chromosome 11, whole genome shotgun sequence genome:
- a CDS encoding hypothetical protein (Plasmodium exported protein), producing the protein MKIDKDVILDNELKTRNTLTIPRETLLKNLFVRKLMSKELDDILLGNEINTEYSWYIKFLNKIFINTYYCLPKKDGILKKKDLINKNHAINKSVIKNKYSLSHENDSLKKSDMEKENNLSHTIILIKDIDVINKNELLKKRDSFREIDRTKDTDEREFLQKNDIINNDDKMKEKLLPNKTKVDYEYIHE; encoded by the exons atgaaaattgaTAAAGATGTTATTTTAGATAATGAACTGAAAACACGAAACACATTAACAATACCAAGGGAAACGTTGTTAAAGAACCTATTTGTGAGAAAATTAATGTCAAAAGAATTAGATGACATTTTGTTAggaaatgaaattaatacagaatat AGTTggtacataaaatttttaaataaaattttcataaataccTATTACTGTTTACCAAAAAAAGACGGTAtcttaaagaaaaaagatttaataaataaaaatcatgCTATAAACAAAAGTGTCATAAAGAACAAATATAGTTTATCACATGAAAAtgattctttaaaaaaaagtgatatggaaaaagaaaataatttatcacATACAATTATCCTTATAAAGGATATCGatgtaattaataaaaatgagttattaaaaaaaagggattCCTTTAGAGAAATTGATAGAACTAAGGATACTGAT gaaagggaatttttacaaaaaaatgacatcataaataatgatgataaaatGAAGGAAAAGCTACTaccaaataaaacaaaagtaGACTACGAATATATTCatgaatga
- a CDS encoding hypothetical protein (Plasmodium exported protein), which translates to MMAQTNKLSFINIFAFTILVFVCHYSYETNTFGKLCITNINQNNTSNIRASRLLYSETDIDFNKRYNYLKKNALKIVNEDEYNFGNKLNTLLGNFYLPKEFKTLLFDEKVQKSLNSKEFMYDIESSSDSLKFDDYRDIGSVELKEKHIQKKKCKSKKKSTSSSIFSSLKILDSIYERNIEKLFGTENKKSNKYNGISGGSSIKYMFKVFSPIIIGTAIIFIFFLMKWSSAIAVPIILTILASIYICVKVLKVLYKSINKS; encoded by the exons ATGATGgcacaaacaaataaattatccTTTATAAACATCTTCGCATTTACCATATTAGTATTTGTATGCCACTATTCCTATGAA ACAAATACATTTGGAAAATTATGCATTACGAATATTAACCAAAATAATACATCAAACATAAGAGCAAGCAGATTATTATATTCGGAAACAGATATAGATTTCAACAAAAGATAcaattacttaaaaaaaaatgcattaaaaatagtaaatgaagacgaatataattttggaaataaattaaatacattactgggtaatttttatttaccaaaagaatttaaaacattattGTTTGATGAAAAAGTTCAAAAATCATTAAATTCAAAGGAATTTATGTATGATATTGAAAGTTCCAGtgattcattaaaatttgaTGATTATCGTGATATAGGATCTGtggaattaaaagaaaaacatattcaaaaaaaaaaatgcaagtcaaaaaaaaaaagtacgtCATCATCTATATTTTCATCTTTGAAGATATTAGATTCAATATATGAaagaaatatagaaaaactATTTGGAactgaaaataaaaaatcaaacaAATATAATGGTATATCTGGAGGAAGTAGTATTAAATACATGTTTAAGGTTTTTTCTCCAATTATAATAGGTACAGCTATCATAttcatattctttttaatgaaatgGTCTTCAGCTATTGCAGTTCCAATTATATTAACTATTTTAgcatcaatatatatttgcgtTAAAGTACTGAAAGTTCTTTATAAGAGTATTAACAAGTCATAG
- a CDS encoding hypothetical protein (Plasmodium exported protein) — protein MNGKMLSNISFKTLTFILFIWIYTFINNECTVDKSLNNRSIVDSILDSRKERLLFENEKKPENIGIKVRFYDNENENLENEADNYESEKFDNVPSGNNGTGDTENEYYFGESEYDDKGEPTDKTNTKVSFMEFFNKCTTFLSTLFSAINNFFEKVIYWAASNIYKYMNSTDPSERKALIYAAVQNSILTLALPLVFFVSAIPFIFVTFIFAQFLSVGATICFKLFCAISYIGGIIALLLPLIIGLLMVVYIPINYFKYLIGYGEKEDKTEL, from the exons ATGAATGGAAAGATGTTatcaaatatttcatttaaaactctgacatttattctttttatttggatatatacttttattaacaatgag TGTACCGTAGATAAATCTTTAAATAATAGAAGCATTGTGGATAGCATATTAGATTCAAGAAAGGAGAGATTATTATTTGAGAATGAGAAGAAGCCAGAAAATATAGGAATAAAAGTTAGGTTTTACGATAATGAAAAcgaaaatttagaaaatgaaGCCGACAATTATGAATCAGAAAAATTTGATAATGTTCCATCAGGAAATAATGGAACGGGTGACACGGAAAATGAATACTACTTTGGTGAATCAGAATATGATGATAAAGGAGAACCTACGGATAAAACTAATACAAAAGTGTCATTTATGGAATTCTTTAACAAATGTACAACCTTTTTAAGTACACTTTTTTCAGCGATAAACAATTTCTttgaaaaagtaatatacTGGGCAgctagtaatatatataaatacatgaatAGTACCGATCCTTCTGAAAGAAAAGCTTTAATATATGCAGCAGTTCAGAATAGCATTTTAACTCTTGCTCTACCACTAGTATTTTTCGTATCAGCAATaccatttatttttgtaacatttatttttgcacAGTTTTTGTCAGTTGGAGCAACcatatgttttaaattattttgcgCTATTAGTTATATTGGAGGTATAATTGCATTATTGCTACCTCTTATAATTGGTTTATTAATGGTTGTTTATATACCCATAAATtactttaaatatttaattggTTATggagaaaaagaagataaaacCGAGTTGTAG